One Saccharomyces mikatae IFO 1815 strain IFO1815 genome assembly, chromosome: 16 genomic region harbors:
- the NAS6 gene encoding Nas6p (similar to Saccharomyces cerevisiae NAS6 (YGR232W); ancestral locus Anc_5.97), whose protein sequence is MSDYPLHQACMENEFFKVQELVHSKPSMLLQKDQDGRIPLHWSVSFQAHEITSFLLSKMENVNLDDYSDDSGWTPFHIACSVGNLDVVKSLYDRPIKPDLNKVTNQGVTCLHLAVGKKWFEVSQFLITNGASVRIKDKFNQIPLHRAASVGSLKLIELLCGLGKSPVNWPDTQGWTPLFHALAEGHGDAAVLLVEKYKAECDLVDNKGAKAEDVALNGQVKKFFLNNI, encoded by the coding sequence ATGTCGGATTATCCTTTGCATCAAGCATGCAtggaaaatgaatttttcaaggtGCAAGAACTAGTCCACTCCAAACCTTCTATGTTGCTACAGAAGGACCAAGATGGAAGAATCCCTCTACATTGGTCAGTTTCCTTCCAAGCCCATGAGATTACCagttttttgctttctaaAATGGAAAATGTTAATTTGGATGACTATTCAGATGATTCTGGGTGGACACCTTTCCATATTGCTTGTTCAGTGGGAAATTTAGATGTGGTGAAGTCTCTTTATGATAGACCTATCAAGCCTGATTTGAATAAGGTCACTAATCAAGGAGTTACATGCCTACACTTGGCAGTTGGTAAAAAATGGTTTGAAGTATCGCAATTTTTGATTACTAATGGTGCGTCCGTAAGAATCAAAGATAAATTTAATCAAATTCCACTACATAGAGCTGCATCAGTTGGGTCTTTGAAATTAATTGAATTGTTGTGTGGTTTAGGTAAAAGTCCAGTTAATTGGCCGGATACGCAAGGTTGGACCCCATTATTTCACGCCTTGGCTGAAGGGCATGGTGATGCCGCTGTGTTGCTGGTAGAAAAGTATAAAGCCGAATGTGATCTCGTAGATAATAAAGGCGCTAAGGCAGAAGATGTTGCTCTCAATGGACAAGTTAAAAAGTTCTTCCTAAATAATATATGA